One segment of Prionailurus bengalensis isolate Pbe53 chromosome E3, Fcat_Pben_1.1_paternal_pri, whole genome shotgun sequence DNA contains the following:
- the C1QTNF8 gene encoding complement C1q tumor necrosis factor-related protein 8, whose product MAAPGLLLLLGLPGGAWPSLGPPRRPCVQCCPPAWPPAAPGPYARRSDGERWVQPPRMRPTIDVSILKGEKGETGVRGPSGRSGQEGPPGSRGLRGRKGQKGQAGLPGAARRRAYAAFSVGRREGLHGTDGLRAVPFDTELVNLDGAFDLASGRFLCAVPGVYFLSLNVHTWNSKETYLHIMCNREATAVLYAQPSERSVMQTQSLLLPLAAGNTVWVRLFHRDRDNAIYGEPGDLYITFSGHLVKPAAEL is encoded by the exons ATGGCGGCCCCTGgcctcctgctcctcctggggTTGCCTGGGGGGGCCTGGCCCAGCCTGGGGCCGCCCCGACGGCCGTGTGTGCAGTGCTGCCCGCCCGCCTGGCCCCCTGCCGCCCCCGGCCCCTATGCCCGCAGGAGCGATGGGGAGCGGTGGGTGCAGCCGCCTCGCATGCGGCCTACCATCGACGTGTCGATTCTCAAAG GTGAGAAGGGCGAGACGGGGGTCAGAGGTCCCTCCGGCAGGAGCGGGCAGGAGGGCCCGCCGGGCTCCCGGGGCCTTCGGGGCCGCAAGGGCCAGAAGGGGCAGGCGGGGCTGCCCGGCGCCGCACGTCGGCGCGCCTACGCGGCCTTCTCGGTGGGCCGGCGCGAGGGCCTGCACGGCACCGACGGCCTCCGGGCCGTGCCCTTCGACACGGAGCTGGTGAACCTGGACGGGGCCTTCGACCTGGCCTCGGGCCGCTTCCTGTGTGCCGTGCCCGGCGTCTATTTCCTGAGCCTCAACGTGCACACCTGGAACTCCAAGGAGACTTACCTGCACATCATGTGCAACCGGGAGGCCACGGCCGTGCTGTACGCGCAGCCCAGCGAGCGCAGCGTCATGCAGACCCAGAGCCTGCTGCTGCCCCTGGCCGCCGGTAACACGGTCTGGGTGCGCCTGTTCCACCGAGACCGCGACAATGCCATCTACGGCGAGCCCGGCGACCTCTACATCACCTTCAGCGGCCACCTGGTCAAGCCGGCCGCAGAGCTCTAG
- the SSTR5 gene encoding somatostatin receptor type 5 encodes MEPLFPVPTLAAWNASAVAAPGAGGHNGTLAGPVASPGARAVVVPVLYLLVCVVGLGGNALVIYVVLRHAKMKTVTNIYILNLAVADVLLMLGLPFLATQNAVSYWPFGPVLCRLVMTLDGINQFTSVFCLTVMSVDRYLAVVHPIRSARWRRPRVAKLASAGVWTFSLLMSLPLVVFADIQEGWDTCNVSWPEPVGLWGAVFIIYTSVLGFFGPLLVICLCYLLIVVKVKASGVRVGATRRRSERKATRMVVVVVVVFAGCWLPFFIVNIVNLAFVLPAEPASAGAYFFVVVLSYANSCANPVLYGFLSDNFRQSFRKVLCLRKGYGAEDAEAAEPQADKSGRLREATTPARGSEANGLMQTSRL; translated from the coding sequence ATGGAGCCTCTGTTCCCGGTCCCCACGCTGGCCGCCTGGAACGCCTCCGCGGTGGCGGCCCCCGGCGCGGGCGGCCACAACGGGACGCTGGCGGGGCCGGTGGCCTCGCCGGGGGCCCGCGCCGTGGTGGTGCCCGTGCTGTACCTGCTGGTGTgcgtggtggggctggggggtaACGCTCTGGTCATCTACGTGGTGCTGCGCCACGCCAAGATGAAGACGGTCACCAACATCTACATCCTCAACCTGGCCGTGGCTGACGTGCTGCTCATGCTGGGGCTGCCCTTCCTGGCCACGCAGAACGCCGTCTCCTACTGGCCCTTCGGCCCCGTCCTGTGCCGCCTGGTCATGACCTTGGACGGCATCAACCAGTTCACCAGCGTCTTCTGCCTGACCGTCATGAGCGTGGACCGCTACCTGGCCGTCGTCCACCCCATCCGCTCCGCCCGCTGGCGCCGCCCCAGGGTGGCCAAGCTGGCGAGCGCGGGCGTCTGGACCTTCTCGCTGCTCATGTCGCTGCCCCTGGTGGTCTTTGCGGACATCCAGGAGGGCTGGGACACCTGCAACGTCAGCTGGCCGGAGCCCGTGGGCCTGTGGGGCGCCGTGTTCATCATCTACACTTCCGTGCTGGGCTTCTTCGGGCCGCTGTTGGTCATCTGCCTGTGCTACCTGCTCatcgtggtcaaggtgaaggcgTCGGGCGTGCGCGTGGGCGCCACGCGGCGGCGCTCGGAGCGCAAGGCGACCcgcatggtggtggtggtggtcgtggTGTTTGCGGGCTGCTGGCTGCCTTTCTTCATTGTCAACATCGTCAACCTGGCCTTCGTCCTGCCCGCGGAGCCCGCCTCCGCGGGCGCCTACTTCTTCGTCGTCGTCCTGTCCTACGCCAACAGCTGCGCCAACCCCGTGCTCTATGGCTTCCTCTCTGACAACTTCCGCCAGAGCTTCCGGAAGGTTCTGTGCCTCCGCAAGGGCTACGGCGCCGAGGACGCGGAGGCCGCGGAGCCCCAGGCCGACAAGAGCGGCCGGCTTCGGGAGGCCACGACGCCCGCGCGCGGCTCCGAGGCCAACGGGCTCATGCAGACCAGCCGGCTGTGA